Proteins encoded within one genomic window of Manduca sexta isolate Smith_Timp_Sample1 chromosome 18, JHU_Msex_v1.0, whole genome shotgun sequence:
- the LOC115442843 gene encoding protein polybromo-1 isoform X5 yields the protein MSKRRRASSVASRGADGDDSDELSNPGPPPSTRKKKKLDPGEICQQLYDTIRSYKKEDGTLLCDSFIRAPKRRQEPQYYEVVSQPIDLLRVQQKLKTDTYEDIEELSTDIELLVNNAKAFYKPDTVEYKDANELWKLYLQTKQSLEHGEEMKTPKLSRNGSSSRRSDVAEDLSETSTNYEEDNIYEELFGAVMTANVDGRPLYPAFQFLPSKRRYPEYFNVIDSPIDLKIIAQKLQCGEYSNLGELEKDLLLMVRNACHFNEPGSQIYKDAKTLKKIIQVRRQELEQHGRGPAKTSERIRSKRTSRVGPAPSSRALAIMDPPGSDYDADVKHSEDSAAESDEEKVENEDSPQWKLLETVKNHLGPNGTPMAEPFWKLPSRRAYPDYYKEIKNPVSLNQIKNKIRRGNYGTLSEVAGDMNIMFENAKQYNVPASRLYKDAVRLQRLMQQRVQELLDIVQSSSSDDESLSSVKNQTQAQTPRPRGRPRINPIPVTVPSPVTIPSLPKSNLPLKKKLHYVSKQLVEFTCSDGRQPMLLFMEKPSKKLYPEYYNVIERPIDMITIEANIKNDRYNTVEEMVSDFRLMFSNCRQFNEEGSMIYEDANLLERVMNEKLKEVNSNYERKTPIKTFKAAPRSRQLSPFEQKLRTLYDAIRDYRDPKANRQLALIFMKLPSKTEYPDYYELIKNPIDMEKIAHKLKNNVYNSVNELASDFILMFDNACKYNEPDSQIYKDALTLQRVCLQTKQLLREDDEAIPDVPAAIQELLLNLFTTVYNHQDEEGRCYSDSMAELPEHDESASGDKVRAISLDLVKRRLDKGLYKRLDHFQQDMFAVFERARRLSRTDSQIFEDSVELQSYYIEQRDLLCRGTLQSPALTFTRDTMSTSVELIKQCKLLQENEDEDETRSSTDDSIPSGEAPLQTQYSKGDFLYIQPEKGNKDPTIVQVERLWTNNEGVPMLYCNVYFRPQETFHIRTRKFLQQEVFKTDVYRPVPLDRVVGPCHVMNVKEYFKFRPEGFTDKDVYVCESRYSTKHRWFKKIRAWEGPEKEVLVVPREVPLEPSRTVSVFRERVEKHKDELAELEVLENVQEKERPDVVMYNPLGTDDENTYYEQYNTVCSGVIKTGDYVYVVTDGGKQVIAQVDTIWETGDNKCYFRGPFLVFPSEVANIINKPFYKQEVLLTTMHDTSPLVGIVGKCSVLDYDDYLKCRPTEISEGDVYVCESIYDESNRVARKLKSGLRKFEHTKDVTVDEIYFFPKPLGPPALATSQEVLSTSAAFAQKPFNPNVNMDSMDSKPQFTNLINTTIGSQDVEMLLENSLDDSSLASPATPLSAGGNSNPYNPSMSATPSQERSSSQTSATPATGKKKKEQKQKIVTGYILYSSEVRKAIIANNPEATFGEISRIVGNEWRSLPAATKQSWEERAARCNEETSARLADEMRDLAHHTPMEMTYECAWDTCDYQFEDLADCMEHCIGDGGNMIGTYIETKKPKLEPGHVQQHYRGAFSEYACLWRSCARVRKGQAPFPNLPRLLRHVRDLHVNKGNGKLMLVHERSRNFIPSSKKPPKMPTAVRSGVMSPGASVSGMSPMARNSPSPGAGEGGSLGAGAGAGGAAARSGLDPLFVAAPPRALRVVHSDAYIRYIEGLHSEQKYITPWEKSLTPMPINPDPAQFNMQKLPTHWMTEEAVNGYLAQDKSLSETDIQKMEQNQKILKGLCALRDFMMKDALCLHKNLHVSGI from the exons ATGAGCAAAAGACGCAGAGCATCATCGGTGGCAAGCCGTGGAGCGGATGGCGACGACAGTGATGAGTTGAGCAACCCTGGCCCTCCTCCATCTACTCGAAAGAAGAAGAAGTTGGATCCT gGTGAAATATGCCAACAGCTCTATGACACAATCAGGTCATACAAGAAAGAAGATGGTACTCTATTGTGTGACTCCTTCATCAGAGCACCCAAAAGACGCCAGGAGCCACAGTATTATGAAGTTGTATCACAACCAATTGATTTGCTTAGA gtCCAGCAAAAACTCAAAACTGACACATACGAAGATATAGAAGAACTATCAACGGACATAGAGCTGCTTGTAAACAATGCTAAAGCATTTTACAAGCCAGATACAGTGGAGTATAAAGATGCAAATGAACTGTGGAAGTTGTATTTGCAAACTAAGCAGTCTCTTGAGCATG GAGAAGAAATGAAAACTCCAAAGCTGTCCAGAAATGGCTCATCGAGTCGTAGATCAGACGTCGCGGAAGATTTGTCCGAAACATCTACTAACTATGAGGAAGATAACATATATGAAGAACTTTTTGGTGct GTTATGACTGCGAACGTCGACGGGCGTCCTCTATACCCGGCCTTCCAATTCCTACCGTCCAAACGCCGGTACCCTGAGTATTTCAACGTGATAGACTCCCCCATTGATCTGAAGATTATAGCACAAAAGCTACAGTGCGGTGAATATTCAAACCTTGGTGAGCTGGAGAAGGATCTGCTGCTGATGGTCAGAAATGCGTGTCACTTTAATGAACCCGGCAGCCAGATTTATAAAGAcgctaaaactttaaaaaag ATAATCCAAGTGCGTCGTCAGGAGTTGGAGCAGCACGGGCGCGGGCCCGCCAAGACCTCGGAGCGCATCCGCAGCAAGCGCACGTCGCGCGTCGGGCCCGCGCCCAGCTCGCGCGCGCTCGCCATCATGGACCCGCCCGGCTCCGACTACGACGCCGACGTCAAG CATTCTGAAGACAGTGCTGCTGAAAGTGATGAGGAAAAAGTTGAAAATGAAGATTCACCGCAATGGAAATTGCTTGAAACTGTCAAGAACCATTTAGGACCAAATG GAACCCCAATGGCCGAACCGTTCTGGAAACTTCCATCTCGTCGCGCCTATCCCGACTACTATAAAGAAATCAAGAATCCAGTTTCGTTGAACCAGATAAAGAACAAAATAAGACGCGGCAACTATGGTACTCTCTCGGAAGTGGCAGGCGACATGAACATCATGTTCGAGAACGCCAAACAGTACAACGTACCCGCTTCCAGATTGTATAAAGATGCTGTAAGATTACAAAG aTTGATGCAACAACGCGTTCAAGAGCTATTGGACATAGTGCAGTCATCATCGAGCGACGATGAGAGTCTTTCGTCAGTCAAGAATCAGACGCAAGCACAAACACCCAGACCGAGAG GCCGTCCACGGATAAACCCAATACCGGTGACAGTACCATCGCCCGTCACTATCCCATCTTTGCCGAAATCGAATCTCCCATTGAAGAAGAAGTTGCATTACGTATCTAAGCAGTTGGTGGAGTTTACGTGTTCCGACGGCAGACAGCCAATGTTGTTGTTTATGGAGAAACCGAGCAAGAAGTTGTACCCAGAGTACTATAATGTGATAGAGAGGCCAATAGATATGATCACTATCGAGGCTAATATCAAG AACGACCGCTACAATACAGTGGAAGAGATGGTGTCGGACTTCCGGCTCATGTTCTCAAACTGCCGCCAGTTCAACGAAGAAGGCTCCATGATATACGAAGACGCGAACCTTCTAGAAAGGGTCATGAACGAGAAACTAAAGGAAGTGAACAGCAATTACGAGCGAAAAACGCCCATAAAGACGTTCAAAGCGGCGCCGCGATCCCGACAACTCTCGCCCTTCGAACAAAAGCTAAGGACGTTGTATGACGCTATCAGAGATTACAGGGACCCCAAAG caaaCAGACAACTGGCactaatatttatgaaactgCCAAGCAAGACGGAATATCCGGACTATTACGAGCTGATAAAGAACCCAATTGATATGGAGAAGATCGCTCACAAACTGAAGAATAATGTGTACAATTCGGTGAATGAATTGGCCTCTGACTTCATACTGATGTTCGACAACGCTTGTAAATACAACGAGCCCGATTCTCAGATATATAAAGACGCCCTGACGTTGCAACGAGTGTGCCTACAGACTAAACAGCTGTTGAG GGAAGACGACGAGGCCATACCCGACGTACCGGCAGCGATACAAGAGTTACTGCTTAACTTATTCACCACTGTTTACAACCATCAGGACGAAGAGGGCAG atGTTACTCAGACAGCATGGCGGAGTTGCCGGAACACGACGAGTCGGCGAGCGGCGACAAGGTGCGCGCCATCTCACTCGACCTCGTCAAGCGCAGGCTCGACAAGGGACTCTACAAGCGGCTGGACCACTTCCAACAGGACATGTTTGCTGTTTTTGAGAG AGCTCGTCGCCTCTCCCGCACGGACAGTCAAATCTTCGAAGATTCTGTAGAATTACAATCCTATTACATCGAGCAAAGAGATTTACTATGTCGTGGCACGCTACAGTCCCCAGCATTGACGTTTACACGCGACACGATGTCAACAAGCGTGGAGTTGATAAAGCAATGCAAACTACTGCAGGAGAATGAGGACGAGGACGAGACCAG ATCAAGCACCGACGACTCAATACCGTCAGGCGAGGCGCCGCTACAGACGCAGTACAGCAAGGGCGACTTCCTGTACATCCAGCCGGAGAAGGGAAACAAGGACCCCACCATCGTGCAAGTGGAGCGGCTATGGACCAACAACGAAGGCGTGCCCATGCTTTACTGCAATGTTTACTTTAG ACCACAAGAGACATTCCACATCCGCACGCGCAAGTTCCTGCAGCAGGAGGTGTTCAAGACGGACGTGTACCGCCCCGTGCCGCTGGACAGGGTCGTCGGCCCATGCCACGTCATGAACGTCAAGGAGTATTTCAAATTCCGCCCTGAGG GTTTTACAGACAAagatgtgtatgtgtgtgagaGTCGGTACAGTACCAAGCATCGCTGGTTCAAGAAAATTAGAGCTTGGGAAGGTCCTGAGAAAGAGGTCCTTGTAGTGCCCAGAGAA GTACCTTTAGAGCCAAGCAGGACGGTGTCGGTGTTCCGCGAACGCGTCGAGAAACACAAGGACGAACTCGCCGAGCTGGAGGTATTAGAGAATGTACAAGAGAAGGAAAGACCG GACGTGGTGATGTACAACCCTCTGGGCACGGACGACGAGAACACGTACTACGAGCAGTACAACACGGTGTGTTCGGGCGTGATCAAGACCGGCGACTACGTGTACGTGGTCACCGACGGCGGCAAGCAGGTCATCGCGCAGGTCGACACCATCTGGGAGACCGGCGA CAACAAATGTTATTTCCGAGGACCGTTCTTAGTGTTCCCGTCTGAAGTGGCGAATATCATTAACAAA CCATTTTACAAGCAAGAGGTTCTGTTGACGACCATGCACGACACAAGCCCGCTCGTCGGCATTGTCGGCAAGTGCTCCGTTTTGGACTACGACGATTACTTGAAAT GTCGTCCGACAGAAATCTCGGAGGGCGATGTGTACGTGTGCGAGAGCATCTACGACGAGTCCAACCGCGTCGCACGGAAACTCAAGTCCGGCCTGCGGAAATTCGAACACACCAAAGACGTCACTGTCGATGAG ATATACTTCTTCCCGAAGCCGCTGGGACCCCCGGCTCTCGCCACGTCACAAGAAGTGCTGTCTACGTCCGCAGCGTTTGCGCAGAAGCCATTTAATCCTAATGTCAACATGGATTCCATG gaTTCCAAGCCCCAATTCACGAATCTCATCAACACGACGATCGGGAGCCAAGATGTAGAAATGTTACTGGAGAATTCTCTCGACGACTCGTCACTTGCATCGCCGGCGACACCGCTCTCTGCAG GCGGCAACAGCAACCCGTACAACCCGTCGATGTCCGCGACGCCGAGCCAGGAGCGGTCCAGCAGCCAGACGTCCGCCACGCCCGCCACCGGCAAGAAGAAGAAGGAACAGAAGCAGAAGATCGTCACCGGCTACATCCTGTACTCCAGCGAAGTGCGCAAGGCTATCATCGCCAACAACCCTGAGGCTACATTCG GCGAGATCTCGCGCATCGTCGGCAACGAGTGGCGCTCGCTCCCCGCCGCCACCAAGCAGAGCTGGGAGGAGCGCGCCGCGCGCTGCAACGAGGAGACCTCCGCGCGCCTCGCCGACGAGATGCGCGACCTCGCGCACCAC ACTCCCATGGAGATGACGTATGAATGCGCGTGGGACACGTGTGATTACCAGTTCGAAGATCTGGCAGACTGCATGGAGCACTGCATAGGAGACGGGGGCAATA TGATCGGGACTTATATTGAAACAAAGAAACCCAAGCTGGAAC CGGGGCACGTGCAGCAGCACTACCGCGGCGCCTTCAGCGAGTACGCGTGCCTGTGGCGCAGCTGCGCGCGCGTGCGCAAGGGACAGGCGCCCTTCCCCAACCTGCCGCGCCTGCTGCGCCACGTGCGCGACCTGCACGTCAACAAGGGCAACGGCAAGCTCATGCTCGTGCACGAACGATCCAg GAATTTCATCCCATCGTCAAAGAAGCCGCCGAAGATGCCGACGGCGGTGCGCAGCGGCGTGATGTCACCAGGAG CATCAGTGTCGGGCATGTCGCCGATGGCGCGTAACTCTCCGTCGCCGGGCGCGGGCGAGGGCGGGTcgctgggcgcgggcgcgggcgcgggcggcgcggcggctcgCTCGGGGCTGGACCCGCTGTTCGTGgcggcgccgccgcgcgcgcttAGGGTTGTGCACTCTGATGCTTATATCAG ATATATTGAAGGTCTGCATTCAGAACAAAAGTATATTACACCATGGGAAAAGTCGCTTACACCAATGCCAATCAATCCAGATCCAGCACAATTTAACATGCAGAAGCTTCCTACGCACTGGATGACAGAAGAAGCTGTGAATGGGTACTTGGCTCAAGACAAGAGTCTCTCAGAGACAGATATACAAAAAATGGAACAGaatcaaaaaatactaaaagggCTGTGCGCCCTTCGCGACTTTATGATGAAAGATGCCTTGTGCCTGCACAAGAACTTACATGTTAGcggaatataa
- the LOC115442843 gene encoding protein polybromo-1 isoform X3 has translation MSKRRRASSVASRGADGDDSDELSNPGPPPSTRKKKKLDPGEICQQLYDTIRSYKKEDGTLLCDSFIRAPKRRQEPQYYEVVSQPIDLLRVQQKLKTDTYEDIEELSTDIELLVNNAKAFYKPDTVEYKDANELWKLYLQTKQSLEHGEEMKTPKLSRNGSSSRRSDVAEDLSETSTNYEEDNIYEELFGAVMTANVDGRPLYPAFQFLPSKRRYPEYFNVIDSPIDLKIIAQKLQCGEYSNLGELEKDLLLMVRNACHFNEPGSQIYKDAKTLKKIIQVRRQELEQHGRGPAKTSERIRSKRTSRVGPAPSSRALAIMDPPGSDYDADVKHSEDSAAESDEEKVENEDSPQWKLLETVKNHLGPNGTPMAEPFWKLPSRRAYPDYYKEIKNPVSLNQIKNKIRRGNYGTLSEVAGDMNIMFENAKQYNVPASRLYKDAVRLQRLMQQRVQELLDIVQSSSSDDESLSSVKNQTQAQTPRPRGRPRINPIPVTVPSPVTIPSLPKSNLPLKKKLHYVSKQLVEFTCSDGRQPMLLFMEKPSKKLYPEYYNVIERPIDMITIEANIKNDRYNTVEEMVSDFRLMFSNCRQFNEEGSMIYEDANLLERVMNEKLKEVNSNYERKTPIKTFKAAPRSRQLSPFEQKLRTLYDAIRDYRDPKGNSSNRQLALIFMKLPSKTEYPDYYELIKNPIDMEKIAHKLKNNVYNSVNELASDFILMFDNACKYNEPDSQIYKDALTLQRVCLQTKQLLREDDEAIPDVPAAIQELLLNLFTTVYNHQDEEGRCYSDSMAELPEHDESASGDKVRAISLDLVKRRLDKGLYKRLDHFQQDMFAVFERARRLSRTDSQIFEDSVELQSYYIEQRDLLCRGTLQSPALTFTRDTMSTSVELIKQCKLLQENEDEDETRSSTDDSIPSGEAPLQTQYSKGDFLYIQPEKGNKDPTIVQVERLWTNNEGVPMLYCNVYFRPQETFHIRTRKFLQQEVFKTDVYRPVPLDRVVGPCHVMNVKEYFKFRPEGFTDKDVYVCESRYSTKHRWFKKIRAWEGPEKEVLVVPREVPLEPSRTVSVFRERVEKHKDELAELEVLENVQEKERPDVVMYNPLGTDDENTYYEQYNTVCSGVIKTGDYVYVVTDGGKQVIAQVDTIWETGDNKCYFRGPFLVFPSEVANIINKPFYKQEVLLTTMHDTSPLVGIVGKCSVLDYDDYLKCRPTEISEGDVYVCESIYDESNRVARKLKSGLRKFEHTKDVTVDEIYFFPKPLGPPALATSQEVLSTSAAFAQKPFNPNVNMDSMDSKPQFTNLINTTIGSQDVEMLLENSLDDSSLASPATPLSAGGNSNPYNPSMSATPSQERSSSQTSATPATGKKKKEQKQKIVTGYILYSSEVRKAIIANNPEATFGEISRIVGNEWRSLPAATKQSWEERAARCNEETSARLADEMRDLAHHTPMEMTYECAWDTCDYQFEDLADCMEHCIGDGGNMIGTYIETKKPKLEPGHVQQHYRGAFSEYACLWRSCARVRKGQAPFPNLPRLLRHVRDLHVNKGNGKLMLVHERSRNFIPSSKKPPKMPTAVRSGVMSPGASVSGMSPMARNSPSPGAGEGGSLGAGAGAGGAAARSGLDPLFVAAPPRALRVVHSDAYIRYIEGLHSEQKYITPWEKSLTPMPINPDPAQFNMQKLPTHWMTEEAVNGYLAQDKSLSETDIQKMEQNQKILKGLCALRDFMMKDALCLHKNLHVSGI, from the exons ATGAGCAAAAGACGCAGAGCATCATCGGTGGCAAGCCGTGGAGCGGATGGCGACGACAGTGATGAGTTGAGCAACCCTGGCCCTCCTCCATCTACTCGAAAGAAGAAGAAGTTGGATCCT gGTGAAATATGCCAACAGCTCTATGACACAATCAGGTCATACAAGAAAGAAGATGGTACTCTATTGTGTGACTCCTTCATCAGAGCACCCAAAAGACGCCAGGAGCCACAGTATTATGAAGTTGTATCACAACCAATTGATTTGCTTAGA gtCCAGCAAAAACTCAAAACTGACACATACGAAGATATAGAAGAACTATCAACGGACATAGAGCTGCTTGTAAACAATGCTAAAGCATTTTACAAGCCAGATACAGTGGAGTATAAAGATGCAAATGAACTGTGGAAGTTGTATTTGCAAACTAAGCAGTCTCTTGAGCATG GAGAAGAAATGAAAACTCCAAAGCTGTCCAGAAATGGCTCATCGAGTCGTAGATCAGACGTCGCGGAAGATTTGTCCGAAACATCTACTAACTATGAGGAAGATAACATATATGAAGAACTTTTTGGTGct GTTATGACTGCGAACGTCGACGGGCGTCCTCTATACCCGGCCTTCCAATTCCTACCGTCCAAACGCCGGTACCCTGAGTATTTCAACGTGATAGACTCCCCCATTGATCTGAAGATTATAGCACAAAAGCTACAGTGCGGTGAATATTCAAACCTTGGTGAGCTGGAGAAGGATCTGCTGCTGATGGTCAGAAATGCGTGTCACTTTAATGAACCCGGCAGCCAGATTTATAAAGAcgctaaaactttaaaaaag ATAATCCAAGTGCGTCGTCAGGAGTTGGAGCAGCACGGGCGCGGGCCCGCCAAGACCTCGGAGCGCATCCGCAGCAAGCGCACGTCGCGCGTCGGGCCCGCGCCCAGCTCGCGCGCGCTCGCCATCATGGACCCGCCCGGCTCCGACTACGACGCCGACGTCAAG CATTCTGAAGACAGTGCTGCTGAAAGTGATGAGGAAAAAGTTGAAAATGAAGATTCACCGCAATGGAAATTGCTTGAAACTGTCAAGAACCATTTAGGACCAAATG GAACCCCAATGGCCGAACCGTTCTGGAAACTTCCATCTCGTCGCGCCTATCCCGACTACTATAAAGAAATCAAGAATCCAGTTTCGTTGAACCAGATAAAGAACAAAATAAGACGCGGCAACTATGGTACTCTCTCGGAAGTGGCAGGCGACATGAACATCATGTTCGAGAACGCCAAACAGTACAACGTACCCGCTTCCAGATTGTATAAAGATGCTGTAAGATTACAAAG aTTGATGCAACAACGCGTTCAAGAGCTATTGGACATAGTGCAGTCATCATCGAGCGACGATGAGAGTCTTTCGTCAGTCAAGAATCAGACGCAAGCACAAACACCCAGACCGAGAG GCCGTCCACGGATAAACCCAATACCGGTGACAGTACCATCGCCCGTCACTATCCCATCTTTGCCGAAATCGAATCTCCCATTGAAGAAGAAGTTGCATTACGTATCTAAGCAGTTGGTGGAGTTTACGTGTTCCGACGGCAGACAGCCAATGTTGTTGTTTATGGAGAAACCGAGCAAGAAGTTGTACCCAGAGTACTATAATGTGATAGAGAGGCCAATAGATATGATCACTATCGAGGCTAATATCAAG AACGACCGCTACAATACAGTGGAAGAGATGGTGTCGGACTTCCGGCTCATGTTCTCAAACTGCCGCCAGTTCAACGAAGAAGGCTCCATGATATACGAAGACGCGAACCTTCTAGAAAGGGTCATGAACGAGAAACTAAAGGAAGTGAACAGCAATTACGAGCGAAAAACGCCCATAAAGACGTTCAAAGCGGCGCCGCGATCCCGACAACTCTCGCCCTTCGAACAAAAGCTAAGGACGTTGTATGACGCTATCAGAGATTACAGGGACCCCAAAGGTAACTCAT caaaCAGACAACTGGCactaatatttatgaaactgCCAAGCAAGACGGAATATCCGGACTATTACGAGCTGATAAAGAACCCAATTGATATGGAGAAGATCGCTCACAAACTGAAGAATAATGTGTACAATTCGGTGAATGAATTGGCCTCTGACTTCATACTGATGTTCGACAACGCTTGTAAATACAACGAGCCCGATTCTCAGATATATAAAGACGCCCTGACGTTGCAACGAGTGTGCCTACAGACTAAACAGCTGTTGAG GGAAGACGACGAGGCCATACCCGACGTACCGGCAGCGATACAAGAGTTACTGCTTAACTTATTCACCACTGTTTACAACCATCAGGACGAAGAGGGCAG atGTTACTCAGACAGCATGGCGGAGTTGCCGGAACACGACGAGTCGGCGAGCGGCGACAAGGTGCGCGCCATCTCACTCGACCTCGTCAAGCGCAGGCTCGACAAGGGACTCTACAAGCGGCTGGACCACTTCCAACAGGACATGTTTGCTGTTTTTGAGAG AGCTCGTCGCCTCTCCCGCACGGACAGTCAAATCTTCGAAGATTCTGTAGAATTACAATCCTATTACATCGAGCAAAGAGATTTACTATGTCGTGGCACGCTACAGTCCCCAGCATTGACGTTTACACGCGACACGATGTCAACAAGCGTGGAGTTGATAAAGCAATGCAAACTACTGCAGGAGAATGAGGACGAGGACGAGACCAG ATCAAGCACCGACGACTCAATACCGTCAGGCGAGGCGCCGCTACAGACGCAGTACAGCAAGGGCGACTTCCTGTACATCCAGCCGGAGAAGGGAAACAAGGACCCCACCATCGTGCAAGTGGAGCGGCTATGGACCAACAACGAAGGCGTGCCCATGCTTTACTGCAATGTTTACTTTAG ACCACAAGAGACATTCCACATCCGCACGCGCAAGTTCCTGCAGCAGGAGGTGTTCAAGACGGACGTGTACCGCCCCGTGCCGCTGGACAGGGTCGTCGGCCCATGCCACGTCATGAACGTCAAGGAGTATTTCAAATTCCGCCCTGAGG GTTTTACAGACAAagatgtgtatgtgtgtgagaGTCGGTACAGTACCAAGCATCGCTGGTTCAAGAAAATTAGAGCTTGGGAAGGTCCTGAGAAAGAGGTCCTTGTAGTGCCCAGAGAA GTACCTTTAGAGCCAAGCAGGACGGTGTCGGTGTTCCGCGAACGCGTCGAGAAACACAAGGACGAACTCGCCGAGCTGGAGGTATTAGAGAATGTACAAGAGAAGGAAAGACCG GACGTGGTGATGTACAACCCTCTGGGCACGGACGACGAGAACACGTACTACGAGCAGTACAACACGGTGTGTTCGGGCGTGATCAAGACCGGCGACTACGTGTACGTGGTCACCGACGGCGGCAAGCAGGTCATCGCGCAGGTCGACACCATCTGGGAGACCGGCGA CAACAAATGTTATTTCCGAGGACCGTTCTTAGTGTTCCCGTCTGAAGTGGCGAATATCATTAACAAA CCATTTTACAAGCAAGAGGTTCTGTTGACGACCATGCACGACACAAGCCCGCTCGTCGGCATTGTCGGCAAGTGCTCCGTTTTGGACTACGACGATTACTTGAAAT GTCGTCCGACAGAAATCTCGGAGGGCGATGTGTACGTGTGCGAGAGCATCTACGACGAGTCCAACCGCGTCGCACGGAAACTCAAGTCCGGCCTGCGGAAATTCGAACACACCAAAGACGTCACTGTCGATGAG ATATACTTCTTCCCGAAGCCGCTGGGACCCCCGGCTCTCGCCACGTCACAAGAAGTGCTGTCTACGTCCGCAGCGTTTGCGCAGAAGCCATTTAATCCTAATGTCAACATGGATTCCATG gaTTCCAAGCCCCAATTCACGAATCTCATCAACACGACGATCGGGAGCCAAGATGTAGAAATGTTACTGGAGAATTCTCTCGACGACTCGTCACTTGCATCGCCGGCGACACCGCTCTCTGCAG GCGGCAACAGCAACCCGTACAACCCGTCGATGTCCGCGACGCCGAGCCAGGAGCGGTCCAGCAGCCAGACGTCCGCCACGCCCGCCACCGGCAAGAAGAAGAAGGAACAGAAGCAGAAGATCGTCACCGGCTACATCCTGTACTCCAGCGAAGTGCGCAAGGCTATCATCGCCAACAACCCTGAGGCTACATTCG GCGAGATCTCGCGCATCGTCGGCAACGAGTGGCGCTCGCTCCCCGCCGCCACCAAGCAGAGCTGGGAGGAGCGCGCCGCGCGCTGCAACGAGGAGACCTCCGCGCGCCTCGCCGACGAGATGCGCGACCTCGCGCACCAC ACTCCCATGGAGATGACGTATGAATGCGCGTGGGACACGTGTGATTACCAGTTCGAAGATCTGGCAGACTGCATGGAGCACTGCATAGGAGACGGGGGCAATA TGATCGGGACTTATATTGAAACAAAGAAACCCAAGCTGGAAC CGGGGCACGTGCAGCAGCACTACCGCGGCGCCTTCAGCGAGTACGCGTGCCTGTGGCGCAGCTGCGCGCGCGTGCGCAAGGGACAGGCGCCCTTCCCCAACCTGCCGCGCCTGCTGCGCCACGTGCGCGACCTGCACGTCAACAAGGGCAACGGCAAGCTCATGCTCGTGCACGAACGATCCAg GAATTTCATCCCATCGTCAAAGAAGCCGCCGAAGATGCCGACGGCGGTGCGCAGCGGCGTGATGTCACCAGGAG CATCAGTGTCGGGCATGTCGCCGATGGCGCGTAACTCTCCGTCGCCGGGCGCGGGCGAGGGCGGGTcgctgggcgcgggcgcgggcgcgggcggcgcggcggctcgCTCGGGGCTGGACCCGCTGTTCGTGgcggcgccgccgcgcgcgcttAGGGTTGTGCACTCTGATGCTTATATCAG ATATATTGAAGGTCTGCATTCAGAACAAAAGTATATTACACCATGGGAAAAGTCGCTTACACCAATGCCAATCAATCCAGATCCAGCACAATTTAACATGCAGAAGCTTCCTACGCACTGGATGACAGAAGAAGCTGTGAATGGGTACTTGGCTCAAGACAAGAGTCTCTCAGAGACAGATATACAAAAAATGGAACAGaatcaaaaaatactaaaagggCTGTGCGCCCTTCGCGACTTTATGATGAAAGATGCCTTGTGCCTGCACAAGAACTTACATGTTAGcggaatataa